The following proteins are co-located in the Rippkaea orientalis PCC 8801 genome:
- a CDS encoding ABC transporter permease: MNLARIWVIAANGFREVIRDRILYVIVFFGIVLVLALRLLPEISVGAEGKITLDLGLATISLLGAIVAIFVGTGLINKEIEKRTVLVLIPKPISRAELIIGKHLGLSGVLAVMIAIMTVIYFAAISWSKIEFSAISLLVAQLYLFLELVLLTAIAIVFGVFTSSILATLLSFGVYLMGKVSSDLLELGKISKNPNIEAITQGMYLILPDLERFNLKNTAVYGLLPSGQELLNNALYGLVYSALLLALASLIFSRRQF; this comes from the coding sequence ATGAATTTAGCAAGAATCTGGGTTATTGCTGCCAATGGGTTCCGAGAAGTGATCCGCGATCGCATTCTGTATGTTATCGTCTTTTTTGGGATCGTTTTAGTCCTTGCTTTACGGTTACTCCCTGAAATATCCGTCGGTGCAGAAGGAAAAATTACCCTAGATTTAGGATTAGCGACTATTTCCCTACTAGGAGCGATTGTAGCGATTTTCGTCGGAACCGGGTTAATTAATAAAGAAATCGAAAAACGAACCGTTCTCGTCTTAATTCCGAAACCCATCAGTCGCGCTGAATTAATTATCGGCAAACATCTAGGACTGTCAGGGGTTTTAGCCGTCATGATTGCTATTATGACTGTCATTTACTTCGCAGCAATTAGTTGGTCTAAAATTGAATTTTCTGCCATTAGTCTATTAGTTGCTCAGCTATATTTATTCTTAGAATTAGTCTTATTAACTGCCATAGCTATCGTGTTTGGCGTTTTTACCAGTTCCATTTTGGCCACCCTATTGAGTTTTGGAGTGTACTTAATGGGAAAAGTCAGTAGCGATTTACTAGAATTGGGAAAAATTAGTAAAAATCCTAATATTGAAGCGATTACTCAGGGTATGTACCTAATTTTACCCGATCTAGAGCGTTTCAACCTCAAAAATACGGCTGTTTATGGCTTGCTTCCTAGTGGACAAGAACTATTAAACAATGCTTTGTATGGCCTGGTTTATAGTGCCTTACTTTTAGCCCTTGCCAGTTTAATCTTTTCTCGTCGGCAGTTTTAA
- the rpsN gene encoding 30S ribosomal protein S14 — protein MAKKSMIEREKKRARLVEKYAAKREALKEAFHQAEDYEEKIEIHRQLQQLPRNSSPNRRRNRCWATGRPRGYYRDFGLSRNVLREWAHEGLLPGVVKSSW, from the coding sequence ATGGCTAAAAAATCGATGATTGAGCGCGAGAAAAAGCGCGCTCGTCTGGTGGAGAAGTATGCCGCTAAACGAGAAGCTTTAAAGGAAGCATTTCACCAGGCTGAAGACTACGAAGAAAAAATCGAAATCCATCGTCAATTGCAACAACTCCCTCGCAATAGTTCCCCGAACCGTCGTCGGAACCGTTGTTGGGCGACAGGAAGACCTAGAGGATATTATAGAGACTTTGGACTATCGCGTAACGTCCTACGCGAATGGGCTCATGAGGGGTTACTACCAGGTGTGGTTAAGTCTAGTTGGTAG
- the ctpB gene encoding carboxyl-terminal processing protease CtpB has protein sequence MNHPIKSVWLNQLLIGGGAIAAITLNSLMTPALSSPEPEVLEDNPKAIIDEMWQIVNNEFVDRKFNRVDWLEKRQELLGQEYSSNKQAYKAINKALKDLGDPYTRFLAPDDFATLTSQTSGELSGIGVRLILDKRTSQLFVVDTVKNSPAASAGIKRGDRVIRINDKPTALMTLEQAKQELEGEIGTQVSLQLSRKDKGVFQVDVTRAEIEIASVTYTLKEEDKVRIGYIKLDEFSSHAAEQMTQAINDLGKKQVSGYVLDLRGNPGGLLFASVDIARLWLKKGEIVMTVDRRGGDRHFSANGTALTDLPLVILVDQGSASASEILAGALKENKRATVVGTTTYGKGTVQSVHSLSDGSGLAVTIARYYPPSGTDINHKGINPDIYLDLSMEQQLQLKNDPELLGTNADPQYKRAVGVLKSNAASISLPATPKPVGLRWENLREAVMDENPQWERMNQ, from the coding sequence ATGAATCACCCTATAAAATCTGTTTGGTTAAATCAATTGTTAATCGGGGGAGGTGCGATCGCAGCTATTACCCTCAATAGTTTAATGACACCAGCATTAAGTTCTCCTGAACCTGAAGTCTTAGAAGATAACCCCAAAGCCATTATTGACGAAATGTGGCAAATTGTAAATAATGAGTTTGTTGATCGCAAATTTAACCGAGTGGATTGGCTAGAAAAACGTCAAGAATTGCTCGGACAAGAGTATAGTAGCAATAAACAAGCCTACAAAGCCATCAATAAAGCTTTAAAAGACCTAGGAGATCCTTATACCCGTTTTTTAGCTCCCGATGACTTTGCTACCCTGACCAGTCAAACCTCCGGGGAATTGTCGGGAATTGGGGTAAGATTGATACTAGATAAGCGCACCAGTCAATTATTCGTCGTAGACACGGTGAAAAATTCTCCGGCCGCCAGCGCAGGGATCAAAAGAGGCGATCGCGTTATTCGCATTAATGACAAACCGACGGCCTTAATGACCTTAGAACAAGCCAAACAGGAACTTGAAGGGGAAATAGGAACGCAGGTCAGCTTACAGCTATCTCGCAAAGACAAGGGGGTCTTCCAAGTTGATGTTACCCGTGCTGAGATCGAAATTGCTTCCGTGACCTATACCCTCAAGGAAGAAGATAAAGTGCGGATCGGTTATATTAAATTGGACGAGTTTAGCTCCCATGCCGCCGAACAAATGACCCAAGCGATCAACGATTTAGGGAAAAAACAGGTATCAGGCTATGTTTTAGACCTACGGGGTAATCCAGGGGGTTTGCTGTTTGCAAGTGTCGATATTGCTCGTTTATGGCTTAAAAAGGGAGAAATTGTTATGACGGTGGATCGTCGTGGAGGCGATCGCCATTTCTCTGCTAATGGAACAGCCTTAACGGATTTACCGCTAGTTATTCTAGTAGATCAAGGGTCAGCTAGTGCTAGTGAAATTCTTGCTGGAGCCCTCAAAGAGAACAAACGCGCTACAGTGGTGGGAACGACGACCTATGGCAAAGGAACGGTTCAGTCGGTACATTCCCTATCCGATGGGTCTGGGTTAGCAGTGACCATCGCTCGTTATTATCCCCCCAGTGGTACGGATATCAACCATAAAGGCATCAATCCTGATATTTATTTGGATTTGAGCATGGAACAGCAGCTACAATTGAAGAACGACCCCGAATTACTCGGAACTAATGCTGATCCCCAGTATAAACGAGCCGTTGGTGTCTTAAAGAGTAATGCTGCGTCTATTTCCCTTCCTGCTACCCCCAAACCCGTTGGCCTGCGTTGGGAGAATTTACGCGAGGCCGTGATGGATGAGAACCCTCAGTGGGAAAGAATGAATCAATAA
- a CDS encoding NUDIX hydrolase: MSSFSPTKATPNNTPPQVALAILEQKGGFLMQLRDDLPTILYPGHWGLFGGHLEEGETPEEGLKRELMEEINYIPPNPTLFRVQEEPTIIRYFYYASLTVPLEALNLQEGMDLALVSVESIQQGQCYSAKIDQVRPLGLVHRSILLDFFKSQVK, from the coding sequence ATGAGCTCCTTCTCCCCCACAAAAGCAACACCAAATAATACTCCCCCTCAAGTAGCTTTGGCGATTTTAGAGCAAAAAGGCGGGTTTTTAATGCAATTGCGCGATGATCTTCCGACTATTCTCTATCCTGGCCATTGGGGACTGTTTGGAGGTCATTTGGAAGAGGGAGAAACCCCAGAAGAGGGATTAAAACGGGAGTTAATGGAAGAAATTAATTATATCCCCCCTAACCCGACTTTATTTCGCGTTCAAGAAGAACCCACTATTATCCGCTACTTTTACTATGCTTCCTTGACGGTTCCCTTAGAAGCGTTAAATCTACAAGAAGGGATGGACTTAGCCTTAGTTTCTGTCGAGTCCATCCAACAGGGGCAATGCTACTCCGCTAAAATAGATCAAGTACGTCCCCTTGGCTTAGTACACCGTTCAATTTTACTAGATTTTTTCAAGTCTCAAGTAAAGTAA
- a CDS encoding DNA-binding protein: MKVLNIRIWQGGMLPLLLGGVIGCTPVNYLGLAQTPVTPIRELVNHKEPNAETIYVEGTVVDRAPFMDNGSYQLRDETGTVWVLTNGALPRSGDRIMIKGQVEYQSIPVGGQEVGELYILEVEQLTNQAQNPPPQAQPVSSPPTEPQSNPNPQPKPKPELNLNELLLPHKSNTK, encoded by the coding sequence ATGAAAGTTTTAAACATTAGGATTTGGCAGGGAGGAATGTTGCCTCTCCTACTCGGAGGGGTCATCGGTTGTACCCCCGTCAACTATTTAGGGTTAGCACAAACTCCCGTTACTCCCATTCGGGAACTGGTTAACCACAAAGAACCCAACGCTGAGACGATTTATGTTGAAGGAACAGTTGTTGATCGCGCTCCTTTTATGGACAATGGTTCCTATCAACTGCGAGACGAAACGGGGACAGTTTGGGTTCTGACCAATGGAGCTCTCCCTCGATCGGGCGATCGCATCATGATCAAAGGACAAGTTGAATACCAATCCATTCCCGTGGGGGGTCAGGAGGTAGGAGAATTATATATCCTAGAAGTCGAACAACTCACCAATCAAGCTCAAAATCCCCCCCCACAAGCTCAACCCGTCTCTTCTCCCCCAACGGAACCCCAATCTAACCCTAACCCTCAACCTAAACCCAAACCCGAACTGAATCTCAATGAGCTCCTTCTCCCCCACAAAAGCAACACCAAATAA
- the folD gene encoding bifunctional methylenetetrahydrofolate dehydrogenase/methenyltetrahydrofolate cyclohydrolase FolD yields the protein MSSDTAALLNGKALAKKIQLELQTWIQELHPKIGRPPGLAVLMVGDDPASAVYVRNKEQACAKVGIESFGNHFPADTSQEALEAVIEQLNQDPRVDGILVQLPLPPHLDAVALLHKIDPNKDADGLHPTNLGRLVRGESGLRSCTPAGVMRLLEEYQIKVAGKQAVVVGRSILVGKPLALMLLEENATITIAHSRTQDLASITRQADILVAAIGKPEFITAEMVKPGAIVVDVGINRIIRPDGTAQLVGDVDFNGVAGVAQYITPVPGGIGPMTVAMLLRNTVLSYQGIHNT from the coding sequence ATGTCTTCTGATACTGCTGCTCTGTTAAATGGTAAAGCTTTAGCCAAAAAAATTCAGCTTGAACTCCAAACTTGGATTCAAGAATTACACCCTAAAATCGGTCGTCCTCCAGGGTTGGCGGTTTTGATGGTGGGGGATGATCCCGCAAGTGCCGTCTATGTTCGCAATAAAGAGCAAGCGTGCGCTAAGGTAGGAATAGAGTCTTTTGGGAATCATTTTCCCGCAGACACCTCTCAAGAAGCCTTAGAAGCGGTTATTGAGCAATTAAACCAAGATCCCCGTGTGGATGGGATTTTAGTCCAATTACCCTTACCTCCCCATTTAGATGCAGTAGCGTTATTACACAAAATTGACCCTAATAAGGACGCAGATGGACTGCATCCGACGAATTTGGGTCGTTTAGTTCGGGGAGAGTCGGGATTACGCAGTTGTACTCCTGCGGGGGTCATGCGTCTGTTGGAAGAGTATCAAATTAAGGTAGCAGGAAAGCAAGCGGTAGTCGTTGGGCGTAGTATCCTAGTGGGTAAACCCTTGGCGTTGATGCTCCTCGAAGAAAACGCTACTATAACGATCGCCCATTCTCGCACGCAGGATTTAGCGAGTATCACCCGTCAGGCCGATATTTTAGTCGCAGCCATTGGAAAACCGGAGTTTATCACAGCAGAGATGGTTAAACCAGGAGCTATTGTCGTTGATGTCGGTATTAATCGCATTATTCGACCCGATGGTACGGCTCAATTGGTGGGGGATGTGGATTTTAATGGGGTTGCAGGGGTTGCTCAATATATTACTCCGGTTCCTGGGGGTATCGGTCCGATGACGGTCGCTATGTTATTAAGGAATACGGTTTTGAGTTATCAGGGAATACATAATACATAA
- a CDS encoding glycosyltransferase family 61 protein yields the protein MEGITNKILDVATYHLSKYLSKSQSLFVPRRIRDSVSSKWENNYKSLKINPIEKKYSRKYQTNFLNYHPDKLKVVKEKYYSINYSEQLPLDNTISVKDVLYVPIYKAFYDLKDGSRINTFKMPGIPKSERDSKGFKSLNHQSIDPSKIKKIDQKFMYGENITLHYGHFLCESICRLWYLEQAEKLGILVIGQPRKAKSINDLKISRNFIDEFMTVLDLDSKQFLELTRPVILGEIVFPYPSLSFYRREVFACHKLVPELVAQKLLPDKVTQTEQPLYLSRTRLKKDCRQILGEEQLENILRERNFAIIYPENLTLQEQIYLVNKHKYIVGTWGSSLHTIIFSLSDSKNIFCLSDKDDLFISFAQFDALKSVNSTYIAAVKSEGENISRNGKKILDIDAALSGLKEYNLL from the coding sequence ATGGAAGGCATTACCAACAAAATACTAGATGTAGCAACCTACCATCTGTCTAAATATTTATCAAAAAGCCAATCTCTATTTGTTCCTAGAAGGATAAGAGACTCAGTATCAAGTAAATGGGAAAATAATTACAAATCCTTAAAAATCAATCCTATAGAAAAAAAATATTCACGGAAATACCAGACCAATTTTTTAAATTATCACCCTGATAAATTGAAAGTAGTTAAAGAAAAATATTACAGTATAAACTATAGTGAACAACTGCCTCTAGACAATACTATCAGTGTCAAAGATGTCCTTTATGTTCCTATATATAAAGCTTTTTATGATTTAAAAGATGGCTCAAGAATTAATACATTTAAAATGCCAGGTATTCCAAAATCTGAGAGAGATTCTAAGGGATTTAAGTCTTTAAATCATCAATCTATTGATCCTAGTAAAATAAAAAAGATTGATCAGAAATTTATGTATGGAGAAAATATAACACTGCACTATGGACATTTTCTTTGTGAATCAATTTGCCGTCTTTGGTACTTAGAACAAGCTGAAAAATTAGGGATTTTGGTAATCGGACAACCTCGTAAAGCTAAGTCTATTAATGACTTAAAGATCTCTAGGAATTTCATTGACGAATTTATGACTGTTCTTGACTTAGACTCTAAGCAATTCTTGGAGTTGACTAGGCCTGTGATCTTAGGAGAGATTGTTTTTCCTTATCCTTCTCTGAGCTTTTACAGAAGAGAGGTTTTTGCCTGTCATAAACTTGTTCCCGAGTTAGTAGCGCAAAAGCTCTTACCCGATAAAGTCACACAAACTGAGCAACCACTTTACTTGTCTCGAACTAGGCTAAAAAAAGACTGCCGACAAATTCTAGGTGAAGAGCAACTAGAAAATATATTAAGAGAACGTAATTTTGCTATTATTTATCCAGAAAATTTGACTCTACAAGAACAGATATATTTAGTAAATAAGCATAAATATATTGTCGGTACTTGGGGATCATCACTACATACAATTATCTTCAGTTTGTCTGACTCTAAAAATATTTTTTGTCTCAGCGATAAAGATGATTTATTTATTAGTTTTGCTCAGTTTGATGCTCTAAAATCGGTTAATTCAACCTATATTGCTGCTGTTAAATCAGAAGGAGAAAATATTAGCCGCAATGGAAAGAAAATCCTAGATATAGATGCAGCATTATCAGGTTTAAAAGAGTATAATTTACTTTAA
- a CDS encoding NADH-quinone oxidoreductase subunit M — translation MLSLLVWIPLSSAILIAFWPGKVDAARCRSVGLVIASVLFVLTLVLAFEFDPSNPHIQLTEYIPWISSIGLSYHLGVDGLSFPLIFLNSLLTLIVIYSSSKTIERSRFYYALLLILNSGVVGAFLSQNLLLFFLFFELEIIPLYFLIAIWGGTNRGYAAMKFLLYTALSGILILVSFLGLGWLSGLSTFDYEPLRSHSLPLSTQLLLLAPLLIGLGIKIPIFPFHTWLPDAHVEASTPVSVVLAGILLKLGTYGLLRFGVGLFFDAWVFIAPWLAILAAISALYGACCAIIQKDMKKVVAYSSIAHMAYILLAAAAATKLSLTAATFQMVSHGLISAMLFLLVGTVYKKTGSRDVDYLRGLLNPQRGLPITGSLMILGVMASAGIPGMVGFIAEFLVFRGSFPIFPVPTLLCLIGSGLTAVYFLLMVNRVFFGRLTSELSELPRVLWSERLPALVLAICIVVLGIQPHWMVRWNEAQVGVLLTGQSEVAVIMPN, via the coding sequence ATGCTCAGTTTACTGGTTTGGATTCCCTTAAGTAGTGCAATTTTGATAGCTTTTTGGCCAGGAAAAGTAGATGCTGCTCGATGTCGCTCTGTCGGTTTAGTCATCGCTAGTGTATTATTTGTACTAACGCTAGTTCTCGCTTTTGAATTTGATCCTAGCAACCCCCATATCCAGTTGACTGAGTATATTCCTTGGATTAGTAGTATTGGGTTGAGTTATCATTTAGGGGTTGATGGACTGTCTTTTCCTTTGATTTTTCTCAATAGTTTACTAACGCTAATTGTTATTTACAGTAGCAGTAAAACAATAGAGCGATCGCGGTTTTATTATGCCCTACTTTTAATCCTCAATAGTGGAGTTGTCGGGGCATTTTTATCGCAAAATTTATTACTATTTTTCCTGTTTTTCGAGTTAGAAATTATCCCCCTTTATTTTCTGATTGCCATTTGGGGAGGGACAAATCGTGGCTATGCTGCCATGAAATTCCTGCTCTACACGGCTCTGTCAGGAATTTTGATTTTAGTGTCATTTTTGGGCTTAGGATGGCTTTCTGGGCTATCTACCTTTGATTATGAGCCTCTACGTTCCCATAGCTTACCCCTATCGACCCAATTACTTTTACTCGCTCCTTTGCTCATTGGGTTAGGGATTAAAATTCCTATCTTTCCCTTCCATACTTGGCTTCCCGATGCTCACGTTGAAGCATCTACCCCGGTTTCAGTTGTATTGGCCGGAATTTTATTAAAATTAGGAACCTACGGCTTATTGCGCTTTGGGGTTGGCCTATTCTTCGATGCTTGGGTGTTTATTGCTCCCTGGTTAGCGATTTTAGCGGCGATTAGTGCCTTATATGGGGCTTGTTGTGCGATTATTCAGAAAGACATGAAGAAAGTGGTCGCTTATTCTTCTATCGCTCACATGGCTTATATTTTACTCGCTGCTGCGGCTGCTACTAAGTTAAGTCTGACAGCAGCGACGTTCCAAATGGTCAGTCACGGGTTAATTTCAGCTATGTTATTCCTCTTGGTGGGAACAGTCTACAAGAAAACTGGTAGTCGGGATGTTGACTATTTACGGGGGTTATTGAACCCGCAACGGGGTTTACCCATCACCGGAAGTTTAATGATTTTAGGGGTGATGGCTAGTGCTGGTATTCCAGGGATGGTAGGGTTTATTGCCGAATTTTTGGTCTTTCGGGGGAGTTTTCCCATCTTTCCTGTGCCAACTCTATTGTGTTTAATTGGAAGTGGGTTAACAGCAGTTTATTTTCTATTAATGGTTAACCGCGTCTTTTTTGGCCGTTTGACCTCCGAATTATCAGAATTACCCCGTGTTTTGTGGTCAGAAAGATTACCCGCTCTAGTGTTAGCTATTTGTATTGTAGTCTTGGGAATACAACCTCATTGGATGGTGCGTTGGAATGAAGCGCAAGTGGGGGTTTTATTAACCGGACAGTCTGAGGTAGCGGTGATTATGCCAAATTGA
- a CDS encoding NAD(P)H-quinone oxidoreductase subunit F produces MNDFLEQSSWFIPCYGLVGALLTLPWSLGIVSRTGPRPAAYLNLFMSAIAFIHSSVAFAVIWQHSSHQLIFHWLKVADLDLSLSIELSPVSLGALELIMGISLLAQIYALGYLEKDWALARFFGLMGVFEAALGGIALSDSLLLSYGLLEILTLSTYLLVGFWYAQPLVVTAARDAFLTKRVGDIILFMGLVALSSYGEGLTFSQLGYWANTAHLAPLTAALLGLSLIAGPTGKCAQFPLNLWLDEAMEGPNPAGIMRNSVVVSAGAYVLIKLQPVFTLSPISSDALIILGSVTAIGASLIALAQIDIKRALCHSTSAYLGLVFIAVGLGHVDIAFLLVFTHAIAKALLFMSAGAIIMTTSNQNITEMGGIWSRMPATTLSFVVGSAGLIALLPMGMFWTLQRWLDGSLNVPGWLFGIILFVNFLCALNLTRVFRAVFLGQPQQKTRRTPEILWPMAVPMVALTVATLLAPLAPIRWSFWLSSVAPLTNNDSFLMEWATPLLILSGFLGYLIGTLIPVRRPWTRTIQRYLRIFQDLLAYDFYLDRIYAVTVVAAVANISRLIGWLDRYVVDGIVNLVSLATIFSGSALKYNVSGQSQFYVLTILIGVSLLMWFVLSGQWSIIIEYWSSLIS; encoded by the coding sequence ATGAATGATTTTCTTGAGCAAAGTAGTTGGTTTATTCCATGTTATGGGTTAGTAGGAGCTTTGTTAACCCTGCCTTGGTCGTTAGGAATTGTTAGTCGCACAGGGCCTCGGCCAGCGGCCTATTTAAACCTATTCATGAGTGCGATCGCTTTCATTCATAGTTCGGTGGCTTTTGCCGTCATTTGGCAACATTCCTCCCATCAATTGATCTTTCATTGGCTTAAAGTAGCGGATTTAGATTTATCCTTATCCATAGAATTATCTCCCGTGAGTTTAGGAGCCCTGGAACTAATCATGGGAATTAGTCTTTTAGCTCAAATTTATGCCTTGGGCTATTTAGAGAAAGATTGGGCGTTAGCGCGGTTTTTTGGCTTGATGGGGGTTTTTGAAGCCGCTTTAGGGGGAATTGCCCTGAGTGACTCTCTGTTACTCAGTTATGGTTTACTAGAAATTCTTACGCTATCGACCTATTTATTAGTCGGGTTCTGGTACGCTCAACCGTTAGTGGTCACAGCAGCGCGAGATGCCTTTTTAACCAAACGGGTCGGAGATATTATCCTATTTATGGGGTTAGTGGCACTGTCGAGTTATGGAGAGGGGTTAACGTTCTCTCAACTGGGGTATTGGGCAAATACGGCTCATTTAGCTCCCCTGACGGCAGCTTTATTGGGTTTATCTCTGATTGCCGGTCCGACCGGGAAATGTGCTCAATTCCCTTTGAACCTGTGGTTAGATGAAGCGATGGAAGGACCTAACCCGGCGGGAATTATGCGAAATTCGGTGGTTGTTTCGGCAGGAGCCTATGTTTTAATCAAATTGCAACCCGTATTTACGTTATCTCCTATTTCCTCTGATGCGTTGATTATTTTGGGGTCAGTAACGGCGATCGGGGCTTCTTTAATTGCCTTAGCCCAAATTGACATTAAACGAGCACTATGTCATTCTACGAGTGCTTATCTCGGTTTAGTGTTCATCGCGGTAGGATTGGGTCACGTCGATATTGCGTTTTTACTGGTGTTTACCCATGCGATCGCCAAAGCCTTACTCTTTATGAGTGCGGGAGCGATTATTATGACCACCAGCAATCAAAATATCACGGAAATGGGGGGAATTTGGTCAAGAATGCCCGCTACAACCCTCTCTTTTGTGGTGGGATCGGCGGGGTTAATTGCCTTGCTGCCCATGGGGATGTTTTGGACATTGCAACGATGGCTAGATGGATCTTTGAACGTGCCTGGATGGTTGTTCGGGATTATCCTATTTGTCAACTTCCTGTGTGCGTTGAATTTAACCCGTGTTTTTCGGGCTGTATTTTTAGGACAACCCCAACAAAAAACCCGTCGTACCCCTGAAATTCTTTGGCCAATGGCGGTTCCCATGGTTGCTTTAACCGTGGCGACTTTGTTAGCACCCCTAGCACCCATTCGCTGGTCTTTTTGGCTGTCATCGGTGGCTCCTTTAACCAATAATGACAGTTTCCTAATGGAATGGGCAACTCCTTTATTAATTTTATCGGGGTTTCTGGGTTATTTAATCGGAACATTGATTCCTGTACGACGACCTTGGACAAGGACAATTCAACGGTATCTGCGAATCTTCCAAGATTTATTGGCCTATGATTTTTATTTAGATCGAATTTATGCAGTAACGGTTGTTGCAGCAGTCGCTAATATCTCGCGTTTAATTGGTTGGCTTGATCGCTATGTAGTCGATGGAATCGTCAATTTAGTGAGTTTAGCAACGATTTTTAGTGGCAGTGCTTTGAAATATAATGTGTCGGGACAATCGCAATTTTATGTCTTAACCATTTTGATTGGAGTAAGTTTACTGATGTGGTTTGTCCTCAGTGGTCAATGGTCAATTATTATTGAGTATTGGTCATCGTTAATCTCTTGA
- a CDS encoding carbon dioxide-concentrating mechanism protein CcmK codes for MPIAVGMIETLGFPAVVEAADAMVKAARVTLVGYEKIGSGRVTVIVRGDVSEVQASVSAGIDAANRVNGGQVLSTHIIARPHENLEYVLPIRYTEEVEQFRAY; via the coding sequence ATGCCCATTGCCGTTGGAATGATCGAAACTTTAGGGTTTCCTGCCGTTGTAGAAGCGGCAGATGCTATGGTCAAAGCTGCCCGTGTGACCTTAGTTGGGTATGAAAAAATTGGAAGCGGTCGCGTTACCGTCATTGTGCGAGGCGACGTTTCTGAAGTACAAGCATCGGTTTCTGCGGGAATTGACGCTGCTAACCGAGTTAATGGCGGTCAAGTCCTCTCAACCCATATTATCGCCCGTCCTCACGAAAACCTGGAATACGTTCTACCGATACGCTACACCGAGGAAGTAGAGCAATTCCGAGCCTATTAG
- a CDS encoding carbon dioxide-concentrating mechanism protein CcmK: MSIAVGMVETLGFPAVVEAADAMVKAARVTLVGYEKIGSGRVTVIVRGDVSEVQASVSAGIENAGRVNGGQVLSTHIIARPHENLEYVLPIRYTEAVEQFRESVNPPLRRV; encoded by the coding sequence ATGTCAATTGCCGTTGGAATGGTAGAAACCCTAGGTTTCCCCGCCGTCGTGGAAGCAGCCGATGCTATGGTCAAAGCTGCTCGTGTTACCTTAGTAGGATACGAAAAAATCGGAAGTGGTCGCGTTACCGTAATTGTGCGCGGTGATGTGTCAGAAGTACAAGCCTCGGTTTCTGCCGGGATCGAGAATGCTGGCCGGGTCAACGGAGGACAAGTTCTCTCAACCCACATTATTGCCCGTCCCCACGAAAACCTAGAATACGTCTTACCCATTCGTTATACCGAAGCCGTAGAACAATTCCGCGAAAGCGTCAATCCTCCCCTAAGACGAGTATAA
- a CDS encoding EutN/CcmL family microcompartment protein, which yields MQIAKVRGTVVSTHKTRSLTGVKLLLIEFIDAQGQPVPKYEVAGDLVGAGLDEWVLVSRGSAARIEDGQENRPLDAMVVGIIDTVTVENRKLYSKKDEDRR from the coding sequence ATGCAAATTGCCAAAGTACGAGGCACCGTCGTCAGTACCCACAAAACCCGTAGCTTAACAGGTGTTAAATTGCTATTAATCGAGTTTATCGATGCCCAAGGTCAACCGGTACCCAAATACGAAGTAGCCGGAGATCTTGTCGGTGCGGGGTTAGACGAATGGGTGCTAGTATCTAGAGGAAGTGCTGCTCGCATCGAAGACGGACAAGAGAATCGTCCCCTTGATGCGATGGTAGTAGGAATTATTGATACCGTAACGGTAGAAAATCGTAAACTTTACAGCAAGAAAGACGAAGATCGCCGTTAA